One Solanum pennellii chromosome 10, SPENNV200 genomic region harbors:
- the LOC107031920 gene encoding protein IQ-DOMAIN 1 has protein sequence MGSGYWLKKVICLRKAKDGRSKRLKGTSIGRKEDEHSQKEPSRRTNGASVKKHREMGIPSEDNAAIRIQTAFRAYMARKTLRRLKRISRLRSMTQGASVKKQASTTLSALHSWNRIQAEIRACRVRMVIEGRLKQKKLENQLKLEAKLHNLEVEWSGGPETMEVVLSRIHQREEAAVKRERTMAYAFSHQWRANSNPMFGSSIHDLGKANWGWSWKDRWIAARPWESRIPVQSSPKIANRTASKTPKSYKTQTTKTPVSVKSTSANRKRAMKPRKLSYEAADKLTAQKGINKVETSIDKQEVAS, from the exons ATGGGTTCTGGATACTGGCTTAAAAAGGTAATCTGTTTGAGAAAAGCAAAAGATGGCAGATCGAAAAGATTAAAG GGAACTTCTATTGGACGCAAGGAGGATGAACACTCTCAGAAAGAGCCTTCAAGAAGAACAAATGGTGCCTCTGTCAAAAAGCACAGAGAAATGGGAATTCCTTCTGAAGATAACGCAGCCATAAGGATTCAGACAGCTTTCCGTGCATATATG GCAAGGAAAACTTTGCGTCGCTTGAAACGGATATCAAGGTTACGTTCGATGACACAAGGCGCTTCTGTGAAAAAACAGGCTTCGACAACCTTGAGCGCTCTCCATTCATGGAACAGGATACAAGCTGAGATTAGAGCTTGTCGAGTTCGTATGGTCATAGAAGGACGTCTTAAGCAGAAGAAACTGGAGAATCAATTGAAGCTAGAGGCAAAGCTTCATAACTTAGAG GTAGAGTGGAGTGGTGGCCCTGAAACAATGGAAGTGGTTCTATCAAGGATACATCAGAGAGAAGAAGCAGCAGTGAAGCGGGAACGAACTATGGCATATGCATTTTCTCATCAG TGGAGAGCCAATTCCAACCCAATGTTTGGATCAAGTATCCATGATTTAGGCAAAGCTAATTGGGGCTGGAGCTGGAAAGATCGCTGGATCGCTGCTCGACCATGGGAAAGCCGAATCCCTGTTCAATCAAGTCCAAAAATTGCCAATAGAACAGCAAGCAAGACTCCTAAAAGTTATAAAACTCAAACAACAAAAACACCAGTTTCTGTTAAATCAACTTCTGCCAATCGGAAACGTGCTATGAAGCCTCGAAAGCTATCATACGAAGCAGCTGATAAACTAACTGCACAGAAAGGGATCAACAAAGTTGAAACAAGCATTGACAAACAGGAAGTGGCATCTTAG